The Georgenia sp. TF02-10 genome window below encodes:
- the infB gene encoding translation initiation factor IF-2, protein MAKVRVHELAKELGVDSKTVLAKLREQGEFVKSASSTIEAPVIRRLREAFPATPAGDSPDGATPNGAPTKKAARAAAPKPAPARPAEAAAAAPVAPAEAPAPAAPPAPAPQTPPATPATGIPTPQAPAPQAPAPQAPVTPAAPAPQAPQAPAARQADRPAAEAPRPGAPRPGGTAPRPGAPRPGNNPFAPSQGMPRSGGSGGPRPGGPRPGNNPFATSQGMPRPGGTGGPRPGAPRPGGPRPAAPRPGGPRPNPGMMPGTTSVGRPGAPTRGGGRGRPGGAPGGGGGFGGRPGGGPGGGPGFGGRPGGGGRGGRGGTQGAFGRAGGRPVRGRKSKRAKRQEFEQQSAPSLGGVQVPRGDGSTVVRIRAGASLADFADRIDANPASLVTVLFHLGEMATATQSLDEDTFKALGAELGYVVEIVSPEDEDRELLGSFDIDLAAEEAGESDEDLLPRPPVVTVMGHVDHGKTRLLDAIRSTDVVASEAGGITQHIGAYQVRTDLDGTERAITFLDTPGHEAFTAMRARGAEVTDIAILVVAADDGVMPQTVEALNHAQAAGVPIVVAVNKVDVEGANPAKIRQQLTEYNLVAEEYGGDTMFVDVSAKQRTGIDDLLEAVLLTADAALDLRANPNKDARGVAIEANLDRGRGAVATVLVQSGTLRVGDAIVAGTAHGRVRAMFDEHGSTVPEAGPARPVQVLGLQSVPRAGDSFLVAPDDRTARQIADKRAAAERAATLAKRRKRVSLEDFTKALEEGKVETLNLILKGDVSGAVEALEDALLKIDVGEQVQLRIIHRGVGAITQNDVNLATVDNAVIIGFNVRPAERVAELADREGVDLKFYSVIYDAINDVEDALRGMLKPEFEEVQLGSAEIRQVFRSSKFGNIAGSIVRSGTIRRGSAARVIRDGVVVGDRLTIASLRREKDDVTEVREGFECGIGLGARDIQEGDVIETFEMREKPRA, encoded by the coding sequence GTGGCAAAGGTCCGCGTCCATGAGCTCGCGAAGGAGCTCGGCGTCGACAGCAAGACGGTGCTCGCGAAGCTGCGCGAGCAGGGAGAGTTCGTGAAGTCGGCGTCGTCGACGATCGAGGCCCCCGTCATCCGTCGGCTGCGTGAAGCATTCCCGGCCACGCCGGCCGGGGACAGTCCGGACGGGGCGACCCCCAACGGGGCCCCGACCAAGAAGGCCGCCCGAGCGGCCGCACCCAAGCCTGCCCCGGCACGGCCGGCCGAGGCCGCTGCCGCGGCCCCGGTGGCCCCCGCCGAGGCCCCCGCTCCCGCCGCGCCGCCGGCGCCGGCGCCCCAGACGCCGCCGGCCACCCCGGCCACCGGTATCCCCACCCCGCAGGCCCCGGCCCCGCAGGCCCCGGCCCCCCAGGCGCCGGTCACCCCGGCCGCACCCGCCCCGCAGGCACCCCAGGCCCCGGCCGCGCGCCAGGCCGACCGGCCCGCCGCCGAGGCCCCGCGCCCAGGCGCCCCCCGTCCCGGCGGCACCGCCCCGCGCCCCGGCGCACCGCGCCCGGGCAACAACCCGTTCGCCCCGTCCCAGGGCATGCCCCGGTCCGGCGGCTCCGGCGGTCCGCGCCCGGGCGGCCCGCGCCCGGGGAACAACCCGTTCGCGACCTCCCAGGGCATGCCCCGGCCCGGCGGGACCGGCGGTCCCCGTCCCGGTGCCCCGCGCCCCGGCGGCCCGCGCCCCGCGGCGCCCCGTCCCGGCGGCCCGCGCCCGAACCCCGGCATGATGCCGGGCACCACCTCCGTCGGCCGTCCCGGTGCACCCACCCGCGGCGGCGGTCGCGGCCGTCCCGGCGGCGCCCCCGGCGGGGGCGGCGGGTTCGGCGGTCGTCCCGGTGGCGGCCCCGGCGGCGGTCCCGGCTTCGGCGGCCGTCCCGGCGGCGGTGGCCGCGGCGGCCGGGGCGGCACCCAGGGCGCCTTCGGGCGCGCCGGTGGCCGGCCGGTCCGCGGGCGGAAGTCCAAGCGCGCCAAGCGCCAGGAGTTCGAGCAGCAGTCCGCGCCGTCGCTCGGCGGTGTCCAGGTCCCCCGCGGCGACGGCAGCACCGTCGTGCGGATCCGCGCCGGGGCCTCCCTGGCCGACTTCGCGGACCGCATCGACGCCAACCCGGCGTCGCTGGTGACCGTCCTGTTCCACCTGGGCGAGATGGCCACCGCGACGCAGTCGCTGGACGAGGACACCTTCAAGGCCCTCGGCGCCGAGCTCGGGTACGTCGTGGAGATCGTGTCCCCGGAGGACGAGGACCGCGAGCTCCTGGGGAGCTTCGACATCGACCTCGCGGCGGAGGAGGCGGGGGAGTCCGACGAGGACCTCCTGCCCCGCCCGCCGGTGGTCACCGTCATGGGTCACGTCGACCACGGCAAGACCCGGCTCCTCGACGCCATCCGGTCCACCGACGTGGTGGCCAGCGAGGCGGGCGGCATCACCCAGCACATCGGCGCCTACCAGGTCCGCACGGACCTGGACGGCACCGAGCGGGCGATCACCTTCCTCGACACCCCCGGTCACGAGGCCTTCACGGCCATGCGCGCCCGGGGCGCGGAGGTCACCGACATCGCGATCCTGGTGGTCGCCGCCGACGACGGCGTCATGCCGCAGACGGTGGAGGCGCTCAACCACGCCCAGGCGGCCGGGGTGCCGATCGTCGTCGCCGTGAACAAGGTCGACGTCGAGGGCGCGAACCCGGCCAAGATCCGCCAGCAGCTGACCGAGTACAACCTGGTGGCCGAGGAGTACGGCGGCGACACCATGTTCGTCGACGTCTCGGCCAAGCAGCGGACCGGGATCGACGACCTCCTCGAGGCCGTCCTGCTCACCGCCGACGCGGCGCTGGACCTGCGGGCCAACCCCAACAAGGACGCCCGCGGCGTCGCGATCGAGGCCAACCTCGACCGTGGCCGCGGGGCCGTGGCCACCGTGCTGGTCCAGTCCGGGACGCTGCGGGTCGGCGACGCGATCGTCGCCGGCACCGCCCACGGCCGGGTCCGGGCCATGTTCGACGAGCACGGCAGCACGGTCCCCGAGGCCGGTCCGGCCCGGCCGGTGCAGGTCCTGGGGCTGCAGTCGGTGCCCCGCGCCGGGGACAGCTTCCTGGTCGCCCCCGACGACCGCACCGCCCGGCAGATCGCCGACAAGCGGGCAGCCGCCGAGCGGGCCGCCACCCTGGCCAAGCGCCGCAAGCGCGTCAGCCTGGAGGACTTCACCAAGGCCCTGGAGGAGGGGAAGGTCGAGACCCTCAACCTCATCCTCAAGGGCGACGTGTCCGGCGCCGTGGAGGCGCTGGAGGACGCCCTGCTCAAGATCGACGTGGGTGAGCAGGTCCAGCTGCGGATCATCCACCGCGGGGTGGGTGCCATCACGCAGAACGACGTCAACCTGGCCACCGTGGACAACGCGGTGATCATCGGCTTCAACGTCCGGCCCGCCGAGCGGGTCGCCGAGCTGGCCGACCGCGAGGGCGTGGACCTGAAGTTCTACTCGGTCATCTACGACGCCATCAACGACGTCGAGGACGCGCTCCGGGGCATGCTCAAGCCGGAGTTCGAGGAGGTCCAGCTCGGCTCCGCCGAGATCCGGCAGGTCTTCCGGTCCTCCAAGTTCGGCAACATCGCCGGGTCGATCGTCCGCTCGGGGACTATCCGCCGCGGCAGCGCCGCGCGGGTCATCCGCGACGGCGTCGTGGTGGGCGACAGGCTCACCATCGCCTCGCTGCGCCGGGAGAAGGATGACGTCACGGAGGTCCGCGAGGGCTTCGAGTGCGGCATCGGGCTCGGCGCGCGCGACATCCAGGAGGGTGACGTCATCGAGACGTTCGAGATGCGCGAGAAGCCGCGCGCCTGA
- the truB gene encoding tRNA pseudouridine(55) synthase TruB, with amino-acid sequence MSAPAPRPPRPSRDGDLPRGATTAADGLLVVDKPAGLSSHDVVARVRRLAATKKVGHAGTLDPMATGVLVLGIGRATRLLTYLVGADKEYTATVRLGQATSTDDAAGEVTAAVGAHRILGGAGRVDTGALERALAALRGPIAQVPSAVSAIKVDGRRAYARARQGEEVVLPARPVTVHRLERTAPPRPAVADGVPVVDLDIWVACSSGTYVRALARDLGRALGTGGHLTALRRTRVGPFTLAGARTLPELAAAVAADAASPAPRGLAVMDLTTAARACFPVRQLTEAETRAVRVGQSLRTGSPAAEPPSGPGPGASPGADEAGTVPDGSTTVPDGSTTVPDAPTTVPPGPTAAPPRPTEQVTAALAPDGHVVALLARRADGARPVLVLDPA; translated from the coding sequence GTGAGTGCCCCGGCGCCCCGCCCGCCCCGGCCCTCCCGGGACGGGGACCTCCCCCGGGGCGCGACGACCGCCGCGGACGGCCTGCTCGTCGTCGACAAGCCCGCCGGCCTGAGCAGCCACGACGTGGTCGCCCGCGTCCGGCGCCTGGCCGCGACGAAGAAGGTCGGGCACGCCGGCACGCTGGACCCGATGGCCACCGGCGTGCTCGTGCTCGGGATCGGCCGGGCCACCCGGCTGCTCACCTACCTGGTGGGGGCGGACAAGGAGTACACGGCCACCGTCCGCCTGGGTCAGGCCACCAGCACCGACGACGCCGCGGGCGAGGTCACGGCCGCCGTCGGCGCCCACCGGATCCTCGGCGGCGCCGGCCGGGTGGACACCGGCGCCCTCGAGCGCGCCCTGGCCGCGCTCCGCGGGCCCATCGCGCAGGTGCCCAGCGCGGTCTCGGCCATCAAGGTCGACGGCCGCCGCGCCTACGCCCGCGCGCGGCAGGGGGAGGAGGTGGTCCTGCCGGCCCGGCCGGTCACCGTCCACCGCCTCGAGCGCACCGCGCCGCCCCGCCCGGCGGTGGCCGACGGCGTCCCCGTCGTCGACCTGGACATCTGGGTCGCCTGCTCCTCGGGGACGTACGTCCGGGCCCTGGCCCGGGACCTCGGGCGGGCCCTGGGCACCGGCGGGCACCTGACCGCGCTGCGGCGCACCCGGGTGGGCCCGTTCACGCTCGCCGGGGCGCGCACCCTGCCCGAACTGGCCGCCGCCGTCGCCGCCGACGCCGCCAGCCCCGCCCCCAGGGGCCTGGCCGTCATGGACCTTACGACGGCGGCCCGCGCCTGCTTCCCGGTCCGCCAGCTGACCGAGGCGGAGACCCGGGCGGTGCGGGTGGGCCAGTCCCTCCGTACCGGCTCGCCCGCCGCGGAACCGCCGTCCGGTCCTGGCCCCGGCGCTTCGCCCGGCGCCGACGAGGCTGGCACCGTCCCCGACGGGTCGACCACCGTCCCCGACGGGTCGACCACCGTCCCCGACGCGCCGACCACCGTCCCGCCCGGGCCGACCGCCGCGCCGCCCCGGCCGACCGAGCAGGTCACGGCCGCCCTCGCCCCGGACGGCCACGTCGTCGCCCTGCTCGCCCGCCGGGCCGACGGAGCCCGGCCGGTCCTCGTCCTGGACCCGGCATAG
- a CDS encoding bifunctional riboflavin kinase/FAD synthetase, whose protein sequence is MQVWDGAAQVPADLGTTVATLGVFDGVHRGHQHVLGITVAEAEARDLTSVAITFHPHPAHVHRPAQELPLISSLPDRLERLAGTGLDAVLVVAYTHDFAQATAEEFVRRYLLEILHARIVVIGEDARFGRGNTGDAATMTELGRRLGFEVRVVPDRADPATGRRWSSTWVRQLLAGGDVAAAAHVLGRPHRVRGLVVHGAKRGRALGYPTANLHAADAGVVPADGVYAGWLLRPSHPPDAGAPARLPAAISVGTNPTFDGTERTVEAYVLGRTDLDLYDEEVVVELVERLRPMIGFADVTALLDQMADDVARAADLLGVPAPARPDVYAPESG, encoded by the coding sequence GTGCAGGTGTGGGACGGGGCCGCGCAGGTCCCCGCGGACCTCGGCACGACCGTCGCCACCCTCGGCGTCTTCGACGGGGTGCACCGGGGCCACCAGCACGTGCTCGGCATCACCGTCGCCGAGGCGGAGGCGCGGGACCTGACCTCGGTGGCGATTACGTTCCACCCCCACCCCGCCCACGTCCACCGGCCCGCGCAGGAGCTGCCGCTGATCAGCTCCCTGCCCGACCGGCTCGAGCGGCTCGCGGGGACCGGCCTGGACGCGGTGCTCGTGGTGGCCTACACCCACGACTTCGCCCAGGCCACCGCCGAGGAGTTCGTCCGCCGCTACCTCCTCGAGATCCTCCACGCCCGCATCGTGGTGATCGGGGAGGACGCGCGGTTCGGCCGGGGCAACACCGGGGACGCCGCCACGATGACCGAGCTCGGCCGCCGGCTCGGCTTCGAGGTCCGCGTCGTGCCCGACCGAGCCGACCCGGCCACCGGCCGGCGCTGGTCCTCCACCTGGGTCCGCCAGCTGCTCGCCGGCGGTGACGTCGCCGCTGCCGCCCACGTGCTGGGCCGGCCGCACCGGGTGCGCGGCCTCGTCGTCCACGGCGCCAAGCGTGGCCGGGCCCTGGGCTACCCCACCGCCAACCTGCACGCCGCCGACGCCGGGGTCGTCCCGGCCGACGGCGTCTACGCGGGCTGGCTGCTCCGCCCCAGCCACCCGCCGGACGCCGGCGCCCCGGCCCGGCTGCCCGCCGCGATCTCGGTGGGCACCAACCCCACCTTCGACGGGACCGAGCGCACCGTCGAGGCGTACGTGCTGGGCCGCACCGACCTGGACCTCTACGACGAGGAGGTCGTCGTAGAGCTGGTCGAACGGCTGCGGCCGATGATCGGCTTCGCCGACGTCACCGCGCTCCTGGACCAGATGGCCGACGACGTCGCGCGCGCCGCCGACCTGCTCGGCGTCCCGGCCCCGGCCCGCCCCGACGTCTACGCCCCGGAGAGCGGCTGA
- the rpsO gene encoding 30S ribosomal protein S15, whose protein sequence is MALAADVKQSIINEYATHEGDTGSPEVQIALLSQRIKDLTEHFKTHKHDHHSRRGLMLLIGQRRRLLAYVADQDVERYRSLIARLGLRR, encoded by the coding sequence ATGGCCCTCGCTGCCGACGTCAAGCAGTCCATCATCAACGAGTACGCCACCCACGAGGGCGACACCGGTTCGCCGGAGGTCCAGATCGCGCTGCTGAGCCAGCGGATCAAGGACCTCACCGAGCACTTCAAGACCCACAAGCACGACCACCACTCCCGTCGCGGGCTGATGCTCCTCATCGGCCAGCGCCGCCGCCTGCTCGCCTACGTGGCCGACCAGGACGTCGAGCGCTACCGCAGCCTCATCGCCCGCCTCGGCCTGCGCCGCTGA
- a CDS encoding polyribonucleotide nucleotidyltransferase → MEGPEITFAEAVIDNGKHGTRTVRFETGRLARQAAGSAVAYLDEETMVLSATTVGKHPKDQFDFFPLTVDVEERQYAAGKIPGSFFRREGRPSTEAILACRLIDRPLRPTFAKGLRNEVQIVETVLAIHPEDAYDVLAINAASMSTQISGLPFSGPIGATRVALVDDQWVAFPRHSEVEQAVFAMVVAGRVVGDDVAIMMVEAEATDNAWTLIKDHGATAPTEEVVAAGLEAAKPFIRALCEAQADLAARTAKPTAEFPRFLDYEDDAYAAVAEQVSDDLGQAITIPGKQDRESRQEEIRAAMLETLAPRFAGREKELSAAFRAVTKRLVRQRVLTEGVRMDGRGLKDIRTLSAEVEVLPRVHGSALFERGETQILGVTTLNMLRMEQQLDTLSPVTRKRYMHNYNFPPYSTGETGRVGSPKRREIGHGALAERALVPVLPAREEFPYAIRQVSEALGSNGSTSMGSVCASTLSLLNAGVPLRAPVAGIAMGLMSDTVDGDTRYAALTDILGAEDAFGDMDFKVAGTREFVTAIQLDTKLDGIPASVLAAALTQARDARLYILDVMHEAIDVPDEMAPTAPRVITVKVPVDKIGEVIGPKGKMINQIQEDTGADISIEDDGTVYIGAVDGPSADAARQAVNAIANPQMPEVGERFVGTVVKTTSFGAFVSLTPGKDGLLHISQIRRLVGGRRVENVEDVLSVGQKVQVELAEIDPRGKLSLHAVVDDEGEAGDGEPARDAQPDGGRPRSEDGQPDGGQRDGGARDGGRRRERTRTRRHEGEDQSAVQGADA, encoded by the coding sequence ATGGAGGGTCCCGAGATCACGTTCGCCGAGGCCGTCATCGACAACGGCAAGCACGGCACCCGCACCGTCCGCTTCGAGACCGGACGCCTGGCACGCCAGGCCGCCGGCTCCGCCGTCGCCTACCTCGACGAGGAGACGATGGTGCTGTCGGCCACCACCGTCGGCAAGCACCCCAAGGACCAGTTCGACTTCTTCCCGCTGACCGTCGACGTCGAGGAGCGGCAGTACGCCGCCGGGAAGATCCCCGGCTCGTTCTTCCGCCGCGAGGGCCGCCCCTCAACCGAGGCGATCCTGGCCTGCCGTCTCATCGACCGCCCGCTGCGCCCGACCTTCGCCAAGGGGCTGCGCAACGAGGTCCAGATCGTCGAGACGGTCCTGGCCATCCACCCCGAGGACGCCTACGACGTCCTCGCCATCAACGCCGCCTCGATGTCCACCCAGATCTCCGGGCTGCCCTTCTCCGGGCCGATCGGCGCCACCCGCGTCGCCCTGGTGGACGACCAGTGGGTCGCCTTCCCCCGGCACAGCGAGGTCGAGCAGGCCGTCTTCGCGATGGTCGTGGCCGGCCGGGTGGTCGGCGACGACGTCGCGATCATGATGGTCGAGGCCGAGGCCACCGACAACGCCTGGACCCTGATCAAGGACCACGGCGCCACCGCCCCCACCGAGGAGGTCGTCGCCGCGGGCCTGGAGGCCGCCAAGCCGTTCATCCGGGCGCTGTGCGAGGCGCAGGCCGACCTGGCCGCCCGGACCGCCAAGCCCACCGCCGAGTTCCCCCGCTTCCTGGACTACGAGGACGACGCCTACGCCGCCGTCGCCGAGCAGGTCTCCGACGACCTCGGTCAGGCCATCACCATCCCCGGCAAGCAGGACCGGGAGAGCCGCCAGGAGGAGATTCGGGCCGCCATGCTCGAGACCCTCGCCCCGCGGTTCGCCGGCCGGGAGAAGGAGCTCTCCGCCGCGTTCCGGGCGGTGACCAAGCGCCTGGTGCGCCAGCGCGTCCTCACCGAGGGCGTCCGGATGGACGGGCGCGGCCTGAAGGACATCCGCACCCTCTCCGCCGAGGTCGAGGTGCTGCCCCGGGTGCACGGCTCCGCGCTGTTCGAGCGCGGCGAGACCCAGATCCTCGGCGTGACCACGCTGAACATGCTCCGGATGGAGCAGCAGCTGGACACCCTGAGCCCGGTCACCCGCAAGCGGTACATGCACAACTACAACTTCCCGCCCTACTCCACCGGCGAGACCGGCCGGGTGGGCTCGCCCAAGCGCCGCGAGATCGGCCACGGGGCCCTCGCCGAGCGGGCCCTGGTGCCCGTGTTGCCCGCCCGCGAGGAGTTCCCCTACGCCATCCGGCAGGTCTCCGAGGCCCTCGGCTCCAACGGGTCGACCTCCATGGGCTCGGTCTGCGCCTCCACCCTGTCCCTGCTCAACGCCGGGGTGCCGCTGCGCGCGCCGGTGGCCGGCATCGCCATGGGCCTGATGTCCGACACGGTGGACGGGGACACCCGGTACGCCGCGCTGACCGACATCCTGGGCGCCGAGGACGCCTTCGGCGACATGGACTTCAAGGTCGCCGGCACCCGGGAGTTCGTCACCGCCATCCAGCTCGACACCAAGCTCGACGGCATCCCCGCCTCGGTGCTGGCCGCCGCTCTGACCCAGGCCCGGGACGCCCGCCTGTACATCCTCGACGTCATGCACGAGGCGATCGACGTCCCCGACGAGATGGCCCCGACCGCCCCCCGGGTGATCACCGTCAAGGTGCCGGTGGACAAGATCGGGGAGGTCATCGGCCCCAAGGGCAAGATGATCAACCAGATCCAGGAGGACACCGGCGCGGACATCTCCATCGAGGACGACGGCACGGTCTACATCGGCGCCGTCGACGGGCCCTCCGCCGACGCCGCCCGGCAGGCCGTCAACGCCATCGCCAACCCGCAGATGCCCGAGGTGGGCGAGCGGTTCGTCGGCACCGTGGTCAAGACCACGTCCTTCGGGGCCTTCGTCTCCCTGACCCCGGGCAAGGACGGGCTGCTGCACATCTCCCAGATCCGCCGCCTGGTCGGCGGCCGGCGGGTGGAGAACGTCGAGGACGTCCTCTCCGTCGGGCAGAAGGTCCAGGTCGAGCTGGCCGAGATCGACCCGCGCGGCAAGCTCTCCCTGCACGCCGTCGTCGACGACGAGGGGGAGGCCGGCGACGGCGAGCCCGCCCGGGACGCCCAGCCCGACGGCGGCCGGCCCCGGTCCGAGGACGGCCAGCCCGACGGCGGCCAGCGGGACGGCGGGGCCCGCGACGGCGGCCGGCGCCGCGAGCGGACCCGCACCCGCCGGCACGAGGGCGAGGACCAGTCGGCCGTCCAGGGCGCCGACGCCTGA
- a CDS encoding pitrilysin family protein yields the protein MPQPLTLGPAGAPGTETRTEQDGSVIRRSVLPGGIRVLTEEMPGQRSTAVGAWVAVGSRDETDGHHGSTHFLEHLLFKGTARRSALDIAEAFDAVGGEANAATGKEHTCYYARVLDADLPMAVDVITDMVTSSVLDPAELETERGVILEELAMNEDDPTDVAHERFTTAVLGDHPLGRPIGGTPDTIRAVPRDAVLEHYRSTYTPRELVVTAAGSVDHDALCAQVLAAVRAGGWHLDPAAVPAERRLGAVDAHRRGVMPGSGAVVLPGPESALLPERGTTTTVRRPTEQANVLLGGRGIPAGDERRYVLSVLTTVLGGGMSSRLFQEVREKRGLAYSTYAFASSYAEAGTFGLYAGCAPGNAAEVTRLLAAEWDRLATDGITDVELARGVGQLRGNLVLGLEDNGSRMSRLGRAEIVHGELTSLDEMIERVSAVTAEQVRDLAAELAAQPRSLVLVGPFEDDAAAGLLAS from the coding sequence ATGCCCCAGCCGCTGACCCTCGGCCCGGCCGGCGCGCCGGGCACGGAGACCCGCACCGAGCAGGACGGCAGCGTCATCCGGCGCTCCGTCCTGCCCGGCGGGATCCGGGTGCTGACCGAGGAGATGCCCGGCCAGCGCTCCACCGCCGTCGGCGCGTGGGTGGCCGTCGGCTCGCGGGACGAGACCGACGGCCACCACGGCTCGACCCACTTCCTCGAGCACCTGCTGTTCAAGGGCACCGCCCGCCGCTCCGCGCTGGACATCGCCGAGGCGTTCGACGCCGTCGGCGGGGAGGCCAACGCGGCCACCGGCAAGGAGCACACCTGCTACTACGCCCGGGTGCTCGACGCCGACCTGCCGATGGCCGTGGACGTCATCACCGACATGGTCACCTCCTCCGTGCTCGACCCCGCCGAGCTGGAGACCGAGCGCGGGGTCATCCTCGAAGAGCTCGCCATGAACGAGGACGACCCCACCGACGTCGCCCATGAGCGCTTCACCACCGCCGTGCTCGGCGACCACCCCCTCGGCCGGCCCATCGGCGGCACCCCCGACACGATCCGGGCGGTGCCCCGGGACGCGGTGCTCGAGCACTACCGGTCCACCTACACACCCCGCGAGCTCGTCGTCACCGCCGCGGGCAGCGTCGACCACGACGCGCTGTGCGCCCAGGTGCTCGCCGCCGTGCGGGCCGGCGGCTGGCACCTCGACCCGGCCGCCGTCCCGGCCGAGCGGCGCCTCGGCGCCGTCGACGCCCACCGCCGCGGGGTGATGCCCGGCTCGGGCGCCGTCGTGCTGCCCGGGCCGGAGTCCGCGCTGCTGCCCGAGCGGGGCACGACGACGACCGTCCGGCGCCCCACCGAGCAGGCCAACGTCCTGCTCGGCGGGCGCGGCATCCCCGCCGGGGACGAGCGCCGCTACGTCCTCTCGGTGCTGACCACCGTCCTCGGCGGCGGGATGAGCTCACGGCTGTTCCAGGAGGTGCGGGAGAAGCGCGGCCTGGCCTACTCCACCTACGCCTTCGCCTCCTCCTACGCCGAGGCCGGCACCTTCGGGCTGTACGCCGGCTGCGCGCCCGGAAACGCCGCCGAGGTCACCCGGCTGCTGGCCGCGGAGTGGGACCGGCTCGCCACGGACGGCATCACCGACGTCGAGCTCGCCCGCGGCGTGGGCCAGCTGCGCGGGAACCTGGTGCTGGGTCTGGAGGACAACGGCTCGCGGATGTCCCGGCTGGGCCGGGCGGAGATCGTGCACGGCGAGCTGACCAGCCTGGACGAGATGATCGAGCGGGTCTCCGCGGTGACCGCCGAGCAGGTCCGCGACCTCGCCGCCGAGCTGGCCGCCCAGCCCCGCTCGCTGGTCCTGGTCGGCCCGTTCGAGGACGACGCCGCCGCCGGCCTGCTCGCGAGCTGA
- a CDS encoding alpha/beta family hydrolase: MTRAAADAPPMEVATAHGPARVHLARPARPRGLLVLGHGAGGGVQAPDLAAASAAALASGCAVALVEQPYRVAGRRAPAPARQLDAAWTAVAAHLRALLPAGLPLLVGGRSSGARVACRTAAAVGAASVLCLAFPLQPPGRADRPSRLPELDAVTVPTLVVQGARDPFGRPPDAPGRAVVVLAGDHSLRQDTAGVAAAVEEWLAGLLR; this comes from the coding sequence ATGACCCGTGCCGCCGCCGACGCCCCGCCGATGGAGGTGGCGACCGCACACGGGCCGGCGCGGGTGCACCTGGCCCGGCCCGCGCGGCCCCGTGGCCTGCTGGTGCTCGGGCACGGGGCCGGGGGCGGGGTGCAGGCGCCGGACCTGGCCGCGGCGTCCGCCGCGGCGCTGGCCAGCGGCTGCGCGGTGGCCCTGGTCGAGCAGCCCTACCGGGTGGCCGGCCGGCGCGCGCCGGCGCCGGCGCGCCAGCTCGACGCCGCCTGGACGGCCGTGGCGGCGCACCTGCGCGCCCTGCTGCCGGCCGGCCTGCCGCTCCTCGTGGGCGGCCGGTCCTCCGGGGCGCGGGTCGCCTGCCGCACCGCGGCGGCGGTCGGCGCGGCCAGCGTGCTCTGCCTGGCCTTCCCCCTCCAGCCGCCGGGCCGGGCCGACCGGCCCAGCCGGCTGCCCGAGCTCGACGCCGTCACCGTGCCCACGCTGGTGGTGCAGGGCGCGCGGGACCCGTTCGGCCGGCCGCCGGACGCGCCGGGCCGGGCGGTGGTGGTGCTGGCCGGGGACCACAGCCTGCGGCAGGACACGGCCGGGGTCGCGGCCGCCGTCGAGGAGTGGCTGGCCGGGCTGCTGCGCTGA
- the dapB gene encoding 4-hydroxy-tetrahydrodipicolinate reductase, with protein sequence MEPAATDPATDRLAVAVVGAHGRMGSTVCAAVEQAADLELVARVGAEDDVATVAATGARVAVDFTVPAVTETNVHALVDAGLHVVVGTTGWTAAALTRVREHLAEVNAARPDPLGVLVAPNFALSAVLAMRFAAQAARFFDSAEVVELHHPGKVDAPSGTAVATAQHIAAARQDAGRGPVPDATHTQLDGARGAVVDGVHVHAVRLQGLVAHEEILFGNPGEQLTIRTDSFDRVSFMPGVLLAVRRVPDRPGLTVGLDQVLDL encoded by the coding sequence ATGGAGCCCGCCGCCACCGACCCCGCCACCGACCGCCTCGCCGTCGCCGTCGTGGGCGCCCACGGCCGGATGGGCAGCACCGTCTGCGCCGCCGTCGAGCAGGCCGCCGACCTCGAGCTCGTCGCCCGGGTGGGGGCCGAGGACGACGTCGCCACCGTCGCCGCGACCGGGGCGCGGGTGGCCGTGGACTTCACCGTCCCGGCCGTCACCGAGACCAACGTGCACGCGCTGGTTGACGCCGGCCTGCACGTCGTCGTCGGCACCACCGGGTGGACCGCGGCCGCCCTGACCCGGGTGCGCGAGCACCTCGCCGAGGTCAACGCCGCCCGCCCCGACCCGCTCGGCGTGCTCGTGGCGCCGAACTTCGCCCTCTCCGCGGTCCTGGCGATGCGCTTCGCCGCCCAGGCCGCCCGGTTCTTCGACTCGGCGGAGGTCGTCGAGCTGCACCACCCGGGCAAGGTCGACGCCCCCTCCGGGACGGCGGTGGCCACCGCCCAGCACATCGCCGCGGCCCGGCAGGACGCCGGCCGCGGCCCGGTCCCGGACGCCACCCACACCCAGCTCGACGGCGCCCGCGGGGCGGTCGTCGACGGGGTGCACGTCCATGCCGTGCGGCTGCAGGGGCTGGTCGCCCACGAGGAGATCCTCTTCGGCAATCCCGGGGAGCAGTTGACCATCCGCACCGATTCCTTCGACCGGGTCAGCTTCATGCCCGGGGTGCTGCTGGCGGTGCGGCGGGTGCCCGACCGGCCCGGCCTGACCGTCGGCCTGGACCAGGTCCTCGACCTCTGA